CTGAATTGTTAAGGGTATCTAGTATATCCGAATCACTTACTAAAGCTGTATTTGCCAATAAATCTGCATCAAGTCCAAATTCTGGCTGCATTGCTGTACTAGCTGATGAAAATGTTGGATTTGTACTACCTACTACATTGGAAACTCTATGTTGTACCACTTGTCTGTTTACCGTTTGTCTCTGGTTTAGTTGTCCCTGTAACCCATAACTTAACTGACTCTGTTGTTGTGCTCCCAAGTTGGGGGGCACCACACCTGATTGttttttgattgtttgattgtgAAAACTTGTGTTGTTTATTCTTGCATTGCCATAGTTACTGCCTGGTCGAATTGCAATGTTGCTTTGTGGTGTATTTGTCCTTTGTTGGCTTGTAGTGGTAAATGGTGATGGTTGGCGTTGGTTCCAGCCAGGTCCTCCAGCATTCAGTTGTTGTGCAACAGTTTGGTTTGGATACATACTACTGTTCGGAACATTTCTAGTGCCAGTACTCATGGCTAATGCTGCATTCAGAGCTCTTTCTCTCTGCAATGCATCACCATTGTAATGACCACTTAGTCCTAGGCCATTACTTTGAGCTGCATCAAGTGATGGGTTTTGTCCAGCCCTAACAACTGTTGGGTTTTGACTGTTGACAAGGCCTGTACTCTGTCCACTAACCATGGCTACACGTTGTCCAGTGGGTAAATTAGCACTTTGTCGCATCATTGCCTGTTGAGTTTGGATGTGTGGATGAgtctgctgctgctgttgttgttgctgctgttgttgttgttgttgttgttgttgttgttgctgttgttgttgttgttgttgttgttgttgtgctgTTCTAACACTCATTCCTGAGTATGCTGCTGGGCCAGCTACAGTTGTACTTGCATGAGGTTGACCACCTGTTCTTGCTTGCGTTGGGTTATTTCCAGGCAGTTGATTGGTTGTTAAAGATGCAAGTGTCCTAGATTGTGGTGGGTTACTTCCAGGGAGTTGATTGGTTGGTACAGCTGAATGTGTCAATTGTGATTGGTTGTTTCCAGGTAACTGACTGTTGGGTAAAGCTGAATGTGTCCTTGGTTGTGATTGCAGGGTACTACCTGATAACTGACTACTTGGTAAAGCTGAATGTGGTCTCGGAAGATTTGTATTTGGAGGATGTTGTACTGGGAGTGCAAGATGTTGTCTACTGTTACTTTGATATGCTACAGCACCTGCATTTGGATTTGGAGTCATTGGGAAATGGCGATTAGCACTACCTTGTCTAGGATTGGAGTTGATAACTTGTGACATCGTATTTGGTCTGTTGATTGCAAAGGGTggctgctgttgctgctgctgctgttgttgttgttgttgttgctgctgttgttgttgttgttgttgttgttgttgaagttGTGAAGTTTGCTGTTGAAGTTGTGAAGTTTGTTGTTGATGCTGTACTTGAGTTGTTTGCTGTGCCAATGATGGTTGTGTTGTTGGTCTGGTGGTGTACTGTGGAGGGGGACGATTCCAATATCTTTTGAGCTGTTCTTGTTGTAATCTATCATCTCTCAATTGTTGTTGTTCCTGTTTATGTTGTTCTAGTATCTGTCTATGTTGTTCCTGAAGTTTCCGTTCATTTTGTAATCGAAGTTGTTCTTGCTGTTTTAGCATGAGTTGCTGACGGAGGTACTCTTGTTTCTGACGTTTGCGACCCTCTTCTACCGATATCGGTATACGCTGTTGTTCTGACGAATGTGATGGCAGAGCCACAAATTGATTTCTTGGAATTAGCCTATTCTGTTGCCCCACTTGATGAGCATTGTTAGGAAAGGTTTGTGTAGCATATGCAACAGATGCATCAGGTTCCCGTTTAAAGGTTGCAAAGACTGGTCTGTTACCTTGCACATTTTGTGCTGTTGGCATATTATCTTGGAACTGTGGAGGCAGATCTAGGGCATCTGGCATGTGAGATAATGGTTTAGTTTTACCGTAAGTCAGACTGGGATCATTGCCAGCTGGGTTCAACATACCACCTGGTTTTTGATCTTGCATCTTGGGATGCATTTGCTGTACCTGCTGCAGTCTTTTCATATCTTCTTGTTGCTGCTGCATCTGATGAACTGCAGACAGAGATGCCTGCGTTGCTACTCCGTATGGAACTTCACTTTTAATGGCACTGGAAGTAGACACGGGGTAATGGAAAGTCATAttctgttgctgttgttgctgttgctgttgttgttgatgttgttgttgttgtcgttgatGTTGGTGCAATAGTTGGTATTTCTGAGCTGCCATTTGTTTCAACTGTTCAGAATGGCTTAGTCCTGTACTGGTAGTGTCTTGCATAGAGAAATCCATATGAGGGTGCTGGGTGGTATCACCAGTTAGGTTTTGTGGTGGACAACCACTAGGATTCAGCATATTCTCTAGAGTGTTTGTTGGTTTGCTACCAGGCATATTCACATTAGGTGAATTTACTGGTTCTTGTTTCATACCCACATTAGCTTGTTCATCTAGTTGACGTAGTTTTTCAAGCAACTCTGTCTCCTCTTCTTTCAGATCTCTTTCTAACTTTCCGAGCGCTTCAGGATCATTAGCCATGAGATTATTGAGGAAATCTTGAATCATGTTTTCATTCATTGGTGATCCCGTCAATATAGCCTCAATATCAGGCATACCATCTTGTTTGCTTGGATCAAGTAAGGCTTGTTCAGCACAAGAGTTATGACTCATAGGTTCGCGTTTACACAGTGGCTTTTCCAAATGTAACGACTCCTGACTTGGTGGTTGGCACTGACTGTCATTTCTCATCATATCTGGATGGAGGCCATTTTGTGATGGTTGCATTGATTGACTACTGACAGTAGATCGAACTGTTACATCAACATTGGTCTGAATGGTTTCACTTCCTGTTTGTTGTACAATGGAAACAGATAAACTTGGTACAGTGTCCATGCCATGACCTGATGATGCTTGTGTACAAGGTCTCTTTGGGGAAGGGTTGCCTTCATGACCATTTGGTAATGAAACATTCTCTCCATTAGATAACTTAGCATTGGGTGATCCACCAGTCTCCAATTTCCTCTTTATTTTTTGCTGCAAGataaaataattcaaacattAATTAGTCTTTATTCAATATAGTTCTTCTTATTAATTCTTTGCCAAATcttttaactttttatttttttcccattGCAAGATTTGTGGAATGGGGTGTCAGTCATCCAGTCAGTCAGCCATGCAGTCAGTCAGtaagccagccagtcagtcagccagtcagtcagtcagtcagtcagtcagtcagtcagtcagtcagtcagtcagtcagccagccagccagccagtcagtcagtcagtcagtcagtcagtcagtcagtcagtcagtcagtcagtcagtcagtcagtcagtcagccatgcagtcagtcagtcagtcagtcagtcagccagcagtcagtcagtcagtcagtcaatcaatcaatcagccagtcagacagacagtcagtcagtcagtcagtcagtcagccagtcagtcatgcagtcagtcagtcagtcagtcagtcagtcagtcagtcagtcagtcagtcagccagtcagtcagtcagtcagtcagccagtcagtcagtcagccagcagtcagtcagtcagtcagtcaatcaatcaatcagccagtcagacagtcagtcagtcagtcagtcagtcagcctgtcagtcagtcagccctGAAGCAGAGGATAACTGTAAAACTATTAAGTGGTAGCATAGAACTGAATTAACATGACAATTGAGTTCAATCAATTTATAAGGTTCTCTTTGATCAACGATTCTCTGCAATATAGAGTGACAAATTAAGGTTTACAATTCTTTCCAGATATCACTTCTGAGCTAAAAATTCTTGGTTTAGTAATTAACTAATTCCAACAAtaccaatattatttttatttgaaacagTATCAGACAAACCTTATCAATATGGGTCAAAGTGAAACTGCAGTCACTAAAGGCCACAGTTGACATTGGAATTTGAGGCAAAGTTGATGATACAGTGAGTAATGATACAGTGAGTTACGCAGGGTTAAAGTTGACATACAGTTACTAAGGGTCAAAGTTGACTGCAGTTACTTAGGGTCAAAAGTGACATAGTCAGTGAGCCAGTCAGTCTTACTGACTAAGGGTCATGGTTGACATATAAATACTAAGGGTCAAAGTTGACTGTACAGTTACTAAGGGTCGATGTTGGCATACAGTTACGAAGTGTTTAAGTTGTTCATTCAGTTTCAAAAAGATCACCCACTTTGGTGATacagtgttgtacatgtagcaaTGCCAGTTTACACTGTCTGTGACTTCCTAATACATTCcatccatacctacatgtaaatcatcCTTCTTGTACAACTTGTGAAAGGCTGACTGATAAACAGGATCACTGTACATGACGTACTTCCTGACTTCCTGAGGTGTATGACATGAACAACAAAGAGACTGCTGTAGATACTTACTGGCCTGACATGAACAACAAAGACACTGCTATAGGTATTCATTGGCTTTCACCTGGCCTACATATAACTACAATTAGCTGTTATCACAACATCTGAAATCACTGAGTTGACACGAACTATTTCACCAACTCAGTAATCGTTCATCTTTGTATGACCATCCACTAAAACTTGACAATAGTTTGCTAAAGTTTTCAAACCCTCATAAGTTATGGATATTCACTACAGTTTGAAAACTGTCTGCTAACATTTTAAAACCATGGTATAGAGATAGGAAATTTTTTACGCTTTCCCTGTCATATTCTTCCAAGTATAATTTTCATGCGAAACCACTTTATGATATGTTGGGATCTCTCATTTAATTTATCCATTtaccattttcaaaaaaaaaacaagacttGACATGATAATTCaatgtttacataatatatacatgaacATGAATATAAACAAAGAGATATTATGAGTAATTGTTTTTATTCTGCATGAAAAGTACGGTAAGATTCATTACAGATTCTCTTTGcttaaatgtaaacaaaattatcaagATTTTGTCAGAATTCCACCTTAGGGAATGAATGTTGCCCTGGACAGCTATACAAAGACAAACTGAATgcataataatgtacaatttacatctATCACTCATTAAACTCCATTGATACATTGGTACATAAAAAGAAATACAGTTTAAATAAATTCGGACAAAACACTATCAAACCTATTCCTGAAGTTGACTCTTTAAAATAGAACATTTTCCCTAATTAAATTTGAACATATGTTGAGatgtataaataattacagaaaaagAGGAAATTTTCACTGCAGAGGTCCTGGTACTAGCATGTAAGTATTAACTATTACTATACACAACCTATATCTATAAACACACATAATGCTACAGTGTATACAAAGAATGTGTTCATTATACTAGTGTACTGACCTTTGATGGCTAgatttgttacaatgtatacattatacaaccACATATCTGCATAGGGCCACCctttttaattttatgtttctcacaTAACACCACCATATAATCAAATAATGTGTTGGTCTCAATCTGTTTAAAAAAGTaagtgcatgtatgtatgtgtgtgtgtgcatgtgctgtgtgtgtgcttatgtgtgtgtaggtgtgtacatgttggtggttttcaatttgtaataatatatttaacTGGATGACTTAGAAAAGACAAATCCAGTGcattttgaattcaaaatttCAGCCATAAAGGATCATTTTCACCCCATATACACAAGTGTGGCACTGCCACATCAGTGATGATGTCCAACCTTTTTCTAATCTGACTattgatgacaattttttttctattttgcaGAGAGGGAAAACATGGTCAGTTGGCACAcgagaaacataaaaataatatgGGTTGTCCACATAAACTGATCATGATGACTGAGTTTTTGTTACAATACAACCAGATTTCTGATTTACATGAAACTGACACAAACTATATGTGCTGTGGTAAGACAGGAAGTTTTCAAATGACTCAACACTGCACATTTTTTATGATGATAATTTATTTGAGTGGTAACCAAGAAAGACTTGTAAGTAACATACTAACAATCACAAAATGTCACagaagctcaataaacaaactgtGTTCATTTAGGTGGGAGgaggtctggcatcaatgcgattgctgaacttcatttttgaactaaaccaaatttcaaatactttcacgccttcaatgataacagcatCAGTATTTACCACTCACATGTTGATAAGttaattaaaatttacttctaaagTGAATTGAAATGCTGGGTTTCCAGTAAATTAGTGTGTctaccatcatgtttttttaCACTGCAtggatcgtagtggtgtgaccactacaattttatcatggttaacatcatatataaacgtgccGATGTTGCACTtatgaatgttcatttagggggaggggaggaggTTTGTCCTAAtcaaacaaagttcatttattgagcttgtgtgacattgtgtgatcaccCCTAAGATACTACCGGTAtctattcatttttttccatcaaaatAAGATCCTAATGAAAGTACTATTACTGCATTTTTAATTAATCACATAAAGACCAAAAAAGACCAAAAAAAAATAGCCAACTACGTATTTCTAGAAAACTGACATCCTGTGAGTGAATCAGTATTCAATATTCTGAGAACACATATCTAACTGTTAGAATTAGTGTTCATGGATTCATAGCTCATAGtttctactcacaaagtcaaAACAGTTCTTGAAATTAAATCCTAATTTTTCGCAGACATCTCATTAGCATCGTCAGAGCAAGATATATTTTGAGTGTGGGTAGAAATTATCATTTAATAACATATCTAACTGATATATTACTAACTATATACTATAGTGTAccaaacttttattttcacttttatatcaaataaaatcagAAGTTAACACACAATTTTGCATGTTTATTCTTCCTGTCTAAATCCTACGAATCAAAGAAACTAAAACAGGTAAAACAGAGAAGAATTATTTGtaccaaatatatattatcttgaatatataatactttcaactttcctttccttaatttaatttaaacttgaaattgaaataatcCCGACTACTATAACTCACTACACAAACCTATTTcgttagtacatgtacatatataccaatGTCCACTGTCACAAAGTTTTCTCACGAATTAATATTTCTGAGATTTACTGAGATTAAAATAGCTGCGAGTTGCCACCCATGGCAAACACACATGATATGTACACTGTCAATATCACTAGtcaacttatacatgtacatcggaAAATTGTCTTGTATCCATAGAAACGCAGTTGAATACAATAGAGTATATGTAGACTGTTACAGTTTTGGAAATGACAAGGTAACATCAAAATTCCTTTAAAGGGAATTGTGTCAATGTTCAATTGTTCTAATTTTTCTTGTCTCATTTCAGAAATCACACAACTTGGAAGATCAAAGCTGGTCTCATACATATTCCAGTGAATAAAACATAATACAGATGTGAAAACTTAGATTCACAATTCGCATCCCTTTAACTCCTTCACTATTAGTAGGCATAGCTTAATAAAACATCAATATCTATATTACTAACCtgtttgtatttgatttgttcatattttataCATGATTCATATTATTGAGATTTCTGGGATTAATTCATTACAAACAGTGATTGTAACAACTTAagtcaaaaatatatttgagaTAGAATATtgagaagaaaatgaaatttgcatataaataatgCTGGTATATTATTACAGGTTACATATACATCCAGGAGTGTCCTATATTTAACAACACATAGCTATGTTCCTTGGGATATATACAATAAGGTGTATATATTTCAGGTAAAAGAGTTTAGACGGGTGTCCAATTACATCAAGTCATCCCTGTACCAGTCTGTACAATGGTACAAAACTTCAATGTTTACTATTCAACACTACAAACCAGTCATATGACTTGTGACACCAAATAATGTAACATTTCTGTCAAAGACATAATACAACTTACATTCAACTAAACTACCATTAAgttaccacaccacaccataccctACGTACCTTTCATATTTGGTGATAGCAATCATATATACTACTGCAAAACATTGTACAAAAGTGTTTTGGAAGAATGTTTTACTTTTGATCtttgaaaaacaacataaaatcaAGTTTTCATTTGTCTCGAAAgcttattttattttccatatCTAAGGATTAATTGATTATATTATGACTATGGATATTATTTCAGATAGTTTAAATATGTAACAAATAAGTCCACAAGTTGCATGGTCAAACTATGATGGCAAACATCTAAATTACATTGACACATTACAAAGGAAGAAATCTGTGTTCTAGGTTGTCAAGTAAAATCAAAAACCAGAATCCTTCTGTAATACTAACACAAAaaatacctacctacctacctacctacctaccgacTACTTATCTTTGGATTGGCATTGTCTGAACCTCTATTAATGGGACCTTAGTCTAACCCTGAGTTCAAGTCCTTAGACTAACTTAGTCTAACCTTGCATTCAAGGCCTTAGTTTGATTTGGTCTAACCCTGTGTCCTTACATTGACTTAGTCTAACCAGTATTAATGGGACCTTAGTCTAACCCTGAGTTCAAGTCCTTAGACTGACTTGGTCTAACCCTGTGTTCAAGTCCTTCGTTTGACTTAGTCTAACCAGTGTTCAAGTCCTTAGATCAACCTGGTCTAACCCTGTGTCAAGTGCTTAGATTGACTTGGTCTAACCAGTGTTCAAGTCCTTAGATCAACCTGGTCTACCCCTCTGTTCAAGTACTTAGATCGACCTTGTCTAACCTGTGTTCAAGTCCTTATATTGACCTAGACTAACCTGACGTGTTTAAATAAGGGAGCAATGAGAAGCCTGCCCTAGTGTTTAGATGTAGAGTGCATGATATGTCCTTGGAATGGTCTCTACTTGTTAATAGTCAAAGTCTATTATAGCATATCATTGTCTGAGATGCCATATGGtgaacaaaataatgcaaataaaaCTCTAAGGTcagaaatgtcattttgtttgCTAACTCTCCTTATGGAACCTTTGGGCTACAGCCATGAGGTGTAcatgataaacaaataaaccaacGTTTTCCCAAagtcaaatattcaaatgttgGCCTGCAGGCCACTGTTTTCTGGAAATGCCATTCTTAGAGACAAAATATGACTTTTCTAAATTTGGCATAATGCCTTTCATTCcaatatgcatatacatgcagTCATAGATTCTATCCATCCACaacaaacatgtatgcaaacacTCCTTCTTTCTCATTTACACAAATACTTGCATAGTACTACAGATACAGGACTATACTCATAATCAAAGATAGAAGCTCAGAATCACAGAGGAACTGGCTCTAAGAGAATGTATTTATTCAGTCTACACTTTGCCTGTATGATATATGTCACGCTGCCCTATATCTATGTGTTGGCTGACATGTCATGATAACTTATAGACAACCTGACAATGAGTTTACCATATGCAAGATTCAATATGACTGAACCTCCTCATCAAGGTGTAGAAATTCACTTTCTTTGCTCATGTAAATGTCATCAGTCATTTTTGCCTAGTGTCTTAGTTCAACAATGATAAATACTGACAGACAACACCAGATATGTTCTTGACATATCTTTTAGAATCcatgaaaaaataaacatcCATCATAGCTTGAGCCACCTCAGAAACAAATTATCTTAAGTGTAGTGCATTGGATTTGAATCTGAATTTGAATCTGAAGTTGTCTTTAGAGATGATTGAATACCACTTGGCATCCAAACTACACGAATGTAGGTTGTAACTGTACACATTTTTGCTACTACTGGTAAACCAAGTATACATGCACAGGATTCTCTCAGCAATATGGATTTGCACCTGTAAAGTTGATAAGTCTTattaacaaaattgaaaatcacaAACTGCCCTGTAAAATCTGTAAAAATTACCGCGATACATAACTACTTTGATTATGGGATTCTTCCTCAATACTCCATTTTCaatgatttacatattcataacagcattttgttatgcaaatgtggAAATCCTGAGCAcaactgattggttgattgatcaatttgaatttttttaactGGTTTAATCTAATGAGGTATTACTGCACCTGATTGTGGTATTGTCGTACACCAAACAATGCAAGCAGTAACAACAATAGAGCAGTGAAGGCTTGACCTTGTCAAGTTGTCAATATACCAAGCAGAGTGTTACATGGAAATCTATAGCATCAGAACTGGTTTGTTGTGTCATGTCCACAGCTCATAAATTTAACTGTGTTTGCTATGACCTGACTCTAGTACTGAATACAAATGTGCATTGCAGTCATGTGACCACACTCATTTACAGGGGTCATATTACCCTGCCATGATTTCATATTTGGCCTTTGACCTAAACTGTATccatgataaaatattgtcaaatactTATGTGATAGCATCATAATCAAATACTATGAAAGGTAAACTCATAATTGATACaattatttctgttatttttacTTGTGTACTTTTCGTGCTAAAATAAATAGAGTGCCAATGAAATACTTTATAAATGACATACTCATAGATAGAGTACTAAATTGGCAAAAATTTGTTTGTACTACAATATTTGTAAACGTGATCCCAAATCTAGTTCTTAAAGTTACACTAGATATTGACCTGAAAATTTTGCATGGATCCTTGTCAATGCTAATGATGAACAAATGGAATGATACAACATGTCACTTATCAAAGGTCAAAGGATTTTACCCTATCTACGTTTCTTCTGTGATCCTAAACTTTTTATGTAAAATCAGGAAAATGACAGGAAAATCAAAAATGCTGATAAAAtcgacaaaacaaacatattatgactcataaaaatattttaaaagttaaCACTCAAGCTGACCCTACCTATTTTCATAATGACACAATGTTTTTCTTAGCCTAAGTACTCCATCAGATGTGTACAATTAATGTTAAAGTTCTCTGGTTTTAACCAACACCACCTCCGACATGCACTTGCAGCCACTGGGAAGAGTTAGCAACAACAAGGCCTTACAAGTACATCATACAAGCAATCCTACAGCTCAGTGACTTGTCATTTTGTTGTCTGCTATCAAAATTTATATCCAGAAAAGTGTGAGGGTTAAGAATGTGGTGATGTCAAGTACCATGGCAGGCCAAATGGATtgtattccccaatatttcctGTCATTCAGTGAAGGGAAATATAAGTGACATAGGGGGCCCTCTCAGGAGAATGGCAAAAGATAGTAAACAAGATCTTGGTATAATAATTAGACGTTTAAATGAAGATTAACATTACTAAGGgttaataaaatcataaaatacacTAGCATTTctaaaattcaaataaatggTTTGTTTATGACTTCAACATTCCTGATTTTATTTCTGGTGCAACTAAACCTACGATGTAAAACTGTTGTTGCTGAGTTTAGTTTTGGTGCTATAGAGCTGATGTTCAGATGTATGCTATCTAAACCAGAGACAAGGTACTGGAGTTTCCGTGTCAAT
The genomic region above belongs to Glandiceps talaboti chromosome 8, keGlaTala1.1, whole genome shotgun sequence and contains:
- the LOC144438408 gene encoding uncharacterized protein LOC144438408; this translates as MGDFVSPKRRAIVDRLRKRIELCRRHHNICQARYDRTQATRFDQDAHETILLHQRVLESRAKKQTKSLKQEGNQHKGSSRCDGGNNSASSGSEANSHLRNQLLTQKIKRKLETGGSPNAKLSNGENVSLPNGHEGNPSPKRPCTQASSGHGMDTVPSLSVSIVQQTGSETIQTNVDVTVRSTVSSQSMQPSQNGLHPDMMRNDSQCQPPSQESLHLEKPLCKREPMSHNSCAEQALLDPSKQDGMPDIEAILTGSPMNENMIQDFLNNLMANDPEALGKLERDLKEEETELLEKLRQLDEQANVGMKQEPVNSPNVNMPGSKPTNTLENMLNPSGCPPQNLTGDTTQHPHMDFSMQDTTSTGLSHSEQLKQMAAQKYQLLHQHQRQQQQHQQQQQQQQQQQNMTFHYPVSTSSAIKSEVPYGVATQASLSAVHQMQQQQEDMKRLQQVQQMHPKMQDQKPGGMLNPAGNDPSLTYGKTKPLSHMPDALDLPPQFQDNMPTAQNVQGNRPVFATFKREPDASVAYATQTFPNNAHQVGQQNRLIPRNQFVALPSHSSEQQRIPISVEEGRKRQKQEYLRQQLMLKQQEQLRLQNERKLQEQHRQILEQHKQEQQQLRDDRLQQEQLKRYWNRPPPQYTTRPTTQPSLAQQTTQVQHQQQTSQLQQQTSQLQQQQQQQQQQQQQQQQQQQQQQQQPPFAINRPNTMSQVINSNPRQGSANRHFPMTPNPNAGAVAYQSNSRQHLALPVQHPPNTNLPRPHSALPSSQLSGSTLQSQPRTHSALPNSQLPGNNQSQLTHSAVPTNQLPGSNPPQSRTLASLTTNQLPGNNPTQARTGGQPHASTTVAGPAAYSGMSVRTAQQQQQQQQQQQQQQQQQQQQQQQQQQQQQTHPHIQTQQAMMRQSANLPTGQRVAMVSGQSTGLVNSQNPTVVRAGQNPSLDAAQSNGLGLSGHYNGDALQRERALNAALAMSTGTRNVPNSSMYPNQTVAQQLNAGGPGWNQRQPSPFTTTSQQRTNTPQSNIAIRPGSNYGNARINNTSFHNQTIKKQSGVVPPNLGAQQQSQLSYGLQGQLNQRQTVNRQVVQHRVSNVVGSTNPTFSSASTAMQPEFGLDADLLANTALVSDSDILDTLNNSDWDEILNKLSA